The following proteins are encoded in a genomic region of Herminiimonas arsenicoxydans:
- a CDS encoding Putative endonuclease/exonuclease/phosphatase family protein (Evidence 3 : Function proposed based on presence of conserved amino acid motif, structural feature or limited homology; Product type pe : putative enzyme): MKLRITTYNIHKGVSSFGARPRIHALKQAINAMQSDVLFLQEVQGRHDLHALKHATDWPELSQQDFLAGDSHQCAYGMNAVYDHGHHGNALLSCFPILSSRNQNISDHKYESRGILHCVVRAPEAEVHCFVIHLGLFAGSRKRQTAALIEAVSASAESGAPIIIAGDFNDWGNRLSEELRDTLGVTEVFDANLSRRGFGTYLRQLSGRGTKIQPARTFPAAMPFLQLDRIYVRGFKVESAEVLHGAMWGKLSDHAPIVANLQLK, from the coding sequence ATGAAACTACGTATTACGACTTACAACATACACAAGGGAGTTTCTTCGTTCGGCGCCCGGCCCCGTATCCATGCGCTCAAGCAAGCCATCAATGCGATGCAATCGGATGTGCTGTTCCTGCAGGAAGTGCAGGGCCGCCACGATTTGCATGCCTTGAAACATGCAACCGATTGGCCGGAATTGTCGCAACAGGATTTTCTCGCCGGCGATTCGCATCAATGCGCCTACGGCATGAATGCGGTTTACGATCACGGCCATCACGGCAATGCATTGCTGAGCTGCTTTCCGATTTTATCGTCGCGCAATCAGAATATTTCAGATCACAAATATGAATCGCGCGGCATTTTGCATTGCGTGGTGAGAGCGCCGGAAGCAGAAGTGCATTGCTTCGTCATCCATCTGGGTTTGTTTGCCGGCAGCAGAAAGCGACAGACGGCAGCCTTGATCGAGGCGGTTTCTGCTTCGGCTGAATCGGGCGCGCCCATCATCATTGCCGGCGACTTCAACGATTGGGGCAATCGCCTCAGCGAGGAGTTGCGCGACACCCTGGGTGTGACGGAAGTGTTCGATGCAAATCTCTCGCGTCGCGGTTTTGGCACGTATTTGCGCCAGTTGAGCGGTCGTGGCACCAAGATACAGCCGGCCCGTACTTTCCCGGCGGCGATGCCCTTTCTGCAACTGGACCGGATTTATGTGCGCGGCTTCAAGGTAGAATCAGCCGAAGTGTTGCATGGCGCCATGTGGGGCAAGCTGTCGGATCATGCGCCCATAGTCGCGAACCTGCAGCTGAAATAA
- the aspS gene encoding Aspartyl-tRNA synthetase (Aspartate--tRNA ligase) (AspRS) (Evidence 2a : Function of homologous gene experimentally demonstrated in an other organism; PubMedId : 2129559, 1944398, 1885548, 10562565, 10873442; Product type e : enzyme), producing the protein MRTQYCGLTSEALLDQTVSLCGWVHRRRDHGGVIFIDLRDREGLVQVVCDPDRVDVFKAAEAVRNEFCLRITGIVRHRPEGTTNSNLTSGKIEVLAHELEVLNPSVTPPFQLDDDNLSETTRLTHRVLDLRRPQMQNNLRLRYKVTMEVRKFLDAQGFIDIETPMLTKSTPEGARDYLVPSRVNAGHFFALPQSPQLFKQLLMVANFDRYYQITKCFRDEDLRADRQPEFTQIDCETSFMNEQEIRDLFEGMIRLVFKNCLNVELPNPFPVMDYATAMGMYGSDKPDMRVKLEFTDLTSIMKDVEFKVFSGAANMENGRVVGLRVPGGGAMPRSEIDAYTQFVAIYGAKGLAYIKVNEKAKGRDGLQSPIVKNIHDEALAKIIEATGAQDGDLIFFGADKAKVVNDAIGALRVKVGHSDFGKKNGLFDDEWRPLWVVDFPMFEYDEDSQRWSATHHPFTAPKDGHEDLMETNPGKCLSKAYDMVLNGWELGGGSVRIHRAEVQSKVFRALKISAEEAQLKFGFLLDALQYGAPPHGGLAFGLDRIVTMMTGAESIRDVIAFPKTQRAQCLLTQAPSEVDEKQLRELHIRLRNVEPVVKG; encoded by the coding sequence ATGCGAACCCAATACTGCGGCCTCACTTCCGAAGCGCTGCTCGACCAAACCGTGAGCCTGTGCGGCTGGGTCCATCGTCGTCGTGATCATGGCGGCGTGATTTTCATCGATCTGCGCGATCGCGAAGGTCTTGTGCAAGTGGTGTGCGATCCGGATCGCGTCGATGTATTCAAGGCTGCCGAAGCCGTGCGTAACGAGTTCTGCCTGCGCATTACCGGTATTGTGCGTCATCGTCCTGAAGGCACTACCAACAGCAATCTGACTTCGGGCAAGATCGAAGTGCTGGCGCATGAACTGGAAGTATTGAATCCTTCCGTGACGCCACCGTTCCAGCTGGACGACGATAATCTGTCGGAAACCACACGCCTGACACATCGCGTGCTGGATCTGCGTCGTCCGCAAATGCAAAACAATCTGCGCCTGCGTTACAAGGTGACGATGGAAGTGCGCAAATTCCTCGATGCGCAAGGCTTCATCGATATCGAAACGCCGATGCTGACCAAATCGACGCCGGAAGGCGCGCGCGATTATCTGGTGCCGTCGCGTGTGAATGCCGGCCACTTCTTCGCGTTGCCGCAATCGCCGCAATTGTTCAAGCAGTTGCTGATGGTGGCCAACTTCGATCGTTACTATCAAATCACCAAATGCTTCCGCGACGAAGATTTGCGTGCCGATCGCCAGCCTGAATTTACCCAGATCGATTGCGAAACATCGTTCATGAACGAACAGGAAATCCGCGACCTGTTCGAAGGCATGATACGTCTGGTCTTCAAGAACTGCCTGAACGTTGAGTTGCCCAACCCGTTCCCGGTAATGGATTACGCGACCGCAATGGGCATGTACGGCTCGGACAAGCCGGACATGCGCGTCAAGCTCGAGTTCACCGATCTGACCAGCATCATGAAAGATGTCGAGTTCAAGGTGTTCTCCGGCGCGGCAAATATGGAAAACGGGCGTGTGGTCGGCTTGCGCGTACCGGGCGGCGGCGCGATGCCACGTTCCGAAATCGATGCCTACACCCAGTTCGTTGCGATCTACGGTGCCAAGGGCCTGGCTTACATCAAGGTCAACGAGAAGGCCAAAGGCCGTGACGGCTTGCAATCGCCTATCGTCAAGAATATCCATGACGAAGCATTGGCAAAAATCATCGAAGCAACCGGCGCACAAGACGGCGATCTGATTTTCTTCGGTGCCGACAAGGCCAAGGTCGTCAACGATGCAATCGGCGCCTTGCGCGTCAAGGTCGGTCACAGCGATTTCGGCAAGAAGAACGGTTTGTTCGATGACGAATGGCGTCCGCTGTGGGTTGTCGACTTCCCGATGTTTGAATATGACGAAGACAGCCAGCGCTGGTCGGCAACCCATCATCCATTCACCGCGCCGAAAGACGGGCATGAAGACTTGATGGAAACCAATCCGGGCAAATGCCTTTCCAAAGCCTACGATATGGTCTTGAACGGCTGGGAACTGGGCGGCGGTTCGGTGCGTATCCATCGTGCCGAAGTACAAAGCAAGGTGTTCCGCGCCTTGAAAATCAGTGCCGAAGAAGCGCAGCTCAAGTTCGGCTTCCTGCTGGACGCCTTGCAATACGGTGCGCCTCCGCATGGCGGCCTCGCATTCGGTCTGGATCGTATCGTCACGATGATGACCGGCGCCGAATCGATACGCGACGTGATCGCTTTCCCGAAAACCCAGCGCGCACAGTGTCTGCTCACGCAGGCGCCGTCAGAAGTCGATGAAAAGCAATTGCGCGAACTGCATATCCGTCTGCGCAATGTCGAACCCGTTGTAAAAGGCTGA
- a CDS encoding Conserved hypothetical protein; putative membrane protein (Evidence 4 : Homologs of previously reported genes of unknown function) encodes MRKYFVTGLLILVPLAITLWVLNLIVGTMDQSLLLLPASWRPEAVIGFAIPGLGTILTLLIIFLTGLATRNFIGNRVVALWESALKRIPIFNTIYSSVKQVSDTLFSSSGNAFRKALLVQYPRQGSWTIAFLTGVPGGDVRNHLSGDYVSVYVPTTPNPTSGFFLMVPRADTIELDMNVDEALKYIVSMGVVTPEHFDKSQLIDPKKVHSDHPQ; translated from the coding sequence ATGCGCAAATATTTCGTTACCGGCTTGCTGATCCTTGTTCCGCTCGCCATTACCTTGTGGGTGCTGAATCTCATCGTCGGCACGATGGATCAATCCCTGCTGCTGCTGCCGGCGAGCTGGCGGCCGGAAGCGGTAATCGGTTTTGCGATTCCCGGCCTCGGCACCATCCTGACGCTGCTGATCATTTTTCTGACCGGCCTGGCGACGCGCAATTTCATCGGCAACCGCGTGGTCGCCTTGTGGGAATCGGCGTTGAAGCGGATTCCGATATTCAACACGATTTATTCCAGCGTCAAGCAGGTGTCCGATACCCTGTTTTCATCGTCGGGCAATGCCTTCCGCAAAGCGCTGCTGGTGCAGTATCCGCGCCAGGGCTCGTGGACGATAGCCTTCTTGACTGGCGTGCCGGGCGGCGATGTGCGTAATCATCTGAGCGGCGATTACGTCAGCGTCTATGTGCCGACGACGCCGAATCCGACCTCCGGCTTCTTCCTGATGGTGCCGCGCGCGGATACGATAGAACTCGACATGAATGTCGATGAGGCGCTGAAATACATCGTCTCCATGGGTGTGGTGACGCCTGAACATTTTGACAAATCACAACTCATCGATCCGAAAAAAGTCCATTCGGATCACCCGCAGTAA
- a CDS encoding Conserved hypothetical protein (Evidence 4 : Homologs of previously reported genes of unknown function): MPIYAYRCEACSFAKDALQKISDPVLTDCPQCGKSTFKKQLTAAGFQLKGTGWYVTDFRGGQGGTAAPAVSNTMNGDAPAATSEAAASVPAASIPAVAATAVSSGTKSDS, translated from the coding sequence ATGCCAATTTATGCGTACCGTTGTGAAGCCTGTAGTTTTGCCAAAGATGCGTTGCAAAAAATATCTGATCCAGTCCTGACAGACTGCCCGCAATGCGGCAAGTCTACGTTCAAGAAGCAGTTGACCGCTGCAGGGTTCCAGCTCAAGGGTACCGGTTGGTATGTGACCGATTTCCGCGGCGGACAGGGTGGTACTGCAGCGCCGGCGGTGTCGAATACAATGAATGGCGATGCGCCGGCGGCCACGTCCGAAGCTGCTGCATCCGTGCCGGCAGCGTCCATACCTGCGGTTGCCGCAACTGCCGTTTCTTCGGGTACGAAATCCGATTCTTGA
- a CDS encoding putative butyryl-CoA dehydrogenase (Evidence 3 : Function proposed based on presence of conserved amino acid motif, structural feature or limited homology; Product type pe : putative enzyme) — MGQYIAPLRDMQFVLHELLHAEDELKQMQKYVDIDADIINQVLEEGGKFTSEVLFPLNHSGDREGCTLDPVTHEVTPPAGFKAAYAQYVAAGWPSLSCDPEYGGQGLPMVLQNSFFEMLNSSNQAWTMYPGLSHGAYECLHEHGTAEQKALYLPKLVSGEWTGTMCLTEAHCGTDLGLLRSKAEPQADGSYKITGSKIFISAGEHDMVQNILHLVLARLPDAPQGTHGISLFIVPKFLPNADGTLGARNPIFCGALEEKMGIHGNATCQMNIDGATGWMIGQPNKGLNAMFVMMNAARLGVGMQSLGLTEVAYQNALLYAKDRLQMRSLTGVKAADKPADPIIVHPDVRRMLLTAKAYAEGGRAFSSYVALQIDRELNHPDEAVRKDAADEVALLTPIIKAFLTDNGWIATSEAMQVYGGHGYIAEWGMEQYVRDARINMIYEGTNTIQSLDLLGRKILLDNGAKLRKFGEKIRVFIEENGTDEAMSEFITPLADLAEKVTKLTMEIGMKAFQNPDEAGAAAVPYLRVAGHLVYAYFFAQMARLALAKQDGGDNFYKAKLATSRFYFARLLPETAMLIRQARSGSANLMALDAELF; from the coding sequence ATGGGTCAATACATTGCACCGTTGCGCGACATGCAGTTTGTACTGCACGAATTGCTGCATGCCGAAGATGAGTTGAAGCAGATGCAGAAATATGTCGATATCGATGCCGACATCATCAATCAGGTGCTGGAAGAGGGCGGCAAGTTCACCTCCGAAGTATTGTTCCCGCTGAATCATTCAGGCGACCGCGAAGGTTGCACACTCGATCCCGTCACACATGAAGTCACGCCGCCGGCAGGGTTCAAGGCGGCTTACGCGCAATATGTGGCTGCCGGCTGGCCGTCGCTGTCGTGCGATCCGGAATACGGCGGCCAGGGTTTGCCCATGGTGCTGCAAAACTCCTTCTTTGAAATGCTGAACTCGTCGAATCAGGCGTGGACCATGTATCCGGGCCTGTCGCATGGCGCCTACGAATGCCTGCATGAACACGGGACCGCGGAACAGAAGGCGCTGTATCTGCCGAAGCTGGTTTCCGGCGAATGGACCGGCACCATGTGCCTGACGGAAGCGCATTGCGGTACCGATCTGGGCTTGCTGCGTTCAAAAGCGGAACCGCAGGCGGACGGCTCCTACAAGATCACAGGCAGCAAGATTTTCATTTCCGCCGGCGAACACGACATGGTGCAGAACATCCTGCATCTGGTGCTGGCACGGTTGCCGGATGCGCCGCAAGGCACGCATGGGATATCGCTGTTCATCGTGCCGAAGTTCCTGCCGAATGCCGACGGCACCCTGGGTGCGCGCAATCCGATTTTCTGCGGCGCGCTGGAAGAGAAGATGGGCATCCACGGCAATGCGACCTGCCAGATGAATATCGACGGCGCGACCGGCTGGATGATAGGCCAGCCGAACAAGGGTTTGAATGCGATGTTCGTAATGATGAATGCAGCACGTCTCGGTGTCGGCATGCAATCACTGGGGCTGACGGAAGTCGCCTATCAGAATGCCCTGCTTTATGCGAAAGACCGTCTGCAAATGCGTAGTCTGACCGGTGTGAAAGCAGCCGACAAGCCGGCCGACCCCATCATCGTGCATCCCGATGTACGGCGCATGCTGCTCACGGCAAAAGCCTATGCCGAAGGCGGCCGGGCCTTCAGTTCCTACGTTGCGCTGCAAATCGATCGCGAACTGAATCATCCGGATGAAGCCGTGCGCAAGGACGCCGCCGATGAAGTCGCCTTGCTGACGCCCATCATCAAGGCCTTCCTCACCGATAACGGCTGGATTGCGACGTCGGAAGCGATGCAGGTATACGGCGGCCACGGTTACATTGCCGAATGGGGCATGGAGCAATACGTGCGCGATGCGCGTATCAACATGATTTACGAAGGCACCAACACCATCCAGTCGCTGGATTTGCTGGGCCGGAAAATACTGCTGGATAACGGCGCCAAGCTGCGCAAGTTCGGCGAAAAAATACGCGTTTTCATAGAAGAAAACGGCACCGATGAAGCGATGTCGGAATTCATCACGCCGCTGGCTGATCTGGCTGAAAAAGTCACCAAGCTGACGATGGAAATCGGCATGAAGGCGTTCCAGAATCCGGATGAAGCCGGGGCTGCGGCGGTACCCTATCTGCGTGTGGCCGGGCATCTCGTGTATGCCTACTTCTTTGCACAAATGGCCAGGCTCGCTTTGGCCAAGCAGGATGGTGGCGATAATTTCTACAAGGCCAAGCTGGCGACCTCGCGTTTCTATTTCGCGCGGCTGTTGCCGGAAACTGCGATGCTGATCCGTCAGGCGCGCTCCGGTTCCGCCAATCTGATGGCGCTGGATGCGGAACTGTTTTAA
- the hslR gene encoding Heat shock protein 15 homolog (HSP15) (Evidence 2b : Function of strongly homologous gene; Product type f : factor): protein MTTESVRIDKWLWAARFFKTRTLASDAVDNGKVRIERERIKPARNVRCGDLVQIDNGSSVWEVLVRGLSDVRGSAEMAQKLYAETEESIVKRQQEADKRKFFKEPGMTIKGRPTKRDRRLLDKTNQ, encoded by the coding sequence ATGACGACAGAATCCGTACGCATAGACAAGTGGTTGTGGGCGGCACGATTTTTCAAGACGCGGACGCTGGCGAGCGACGCGGTCGACAACGGAAAGGTCAGAATAGAGCGCGAACGCATCAAGCCGGCTCGCAATGTCAGGTGTGGCGACCTGGTGCAGATAGATAATGGTTCCAGCGTATGGGAAGTGCTGGTGCGCGGCTTGTCGGATGTACGCGGTTCGGCCGAGATGGCCCAGAAGCTGTATGCAGAGACAGAGGAAAGCATCGTCAAACGGCAGCAGGAAGCGGATAAAAGGAAATTCTTCAAGGAACCGGGTATGACTATCAAGGGCCGGCCTACCAAGCGTGATCGGCGCCTGCTGGATAAAACGAATCAATAG
- a CDS encoding Putative phospholipase D/transphosphatidylase (Evidence 3 : Function proposed based on presence of conserved amino acid motif, structural feature or limited homology; Product type pe : putative enzyme) — MRSVSFVGQNDIQLLYCGAEYFPALIEAFDAAKSEIYLETYIFAADETADAVKAALVRAAQRGVIVNVMTDWVGTGNAQSKVLQRDFQAAGVAYRSFNPWFVRGIARMHRKLCVVDRVAAFLGGLNIVDDMRNDDDPRILLPAPRWDFGVRISGPLVASIHWEMAVHWVRLGNLSWRTRWATYREQHRRRPTDARVAMVAGLVVRDNLHNRRTIQNAYLKALGGARESAMLANPYFAPGRKLRKGLSSAALRGVDVTLLLGVGQYRFQDVIARSFYPKLLKCGVKIVEYRKTQLHGKVAVVDDNWATIGSSNYDGFSLFVNQEANVVVLDADFAKKLRAHIEHGVADGVPVDLSEFDKIPLYKRIFYRFAYQVYKSMLRLITWGKSAE, encoded by the coding sequence ATGCGCTCGGTCAGCTTCGTCGGTCAAAATGATATCCAGCTTTTATATTGCGGCGCGGAGTACTTCCCGGCGCTGATCGAAGCGTTCGATGCCGCCAAGTCGGAAATTTATCTCGAAACATATATTTTCGCCGCCGATGAAACGGCTGATGCAGTCAAGGCTGCACTGGTGCGCGCAGCGCAGCGCGGCGTAATCGTCAACGTCATGACAGACTGGGTAGGCACCGGCAATGCGCAATCGAAAGTATTGCAGCGCGATTTTCAGGCCGCGGGGGTAGCGTATCGCAGTTTCAATCCATGGTTTGTGCGCGGCATCGCACGCATGCACCGGAAATTGTGCGTGGTGGATCGCGTGGCGGCGTTTCTTGGCGGTTTGAATATCGTGGACGACATGCGCAATGACGACGACCCTCGTATCCTTCTGCCGGCGCCGCGTTGGGATTTCGGCGTGCGCATTAGCGGTCCGCTGGTAGCAAGCATCCATTGGGAAATGGCAGTGCATTGGGTACGCCTTGGCAATCTTAGTTGGCGTACGCGCTGGGCTACTTACAGGGAGCAGCACAGGCGCAGGCCGACAGATGCGCGCGTAGCGATGGTGGCCGGCTTGGTGGTACGCGACAACTTGCACAATCGCCGTACGATACAAAATGCCTATTTGAAGGCGCTGGGCGGTGCGCGCGAATCGGCCATGCTGGCGAATCCGTATTTCGCACCCGGAAGGAAATTGCGCAAAGGCTTGTCGTCGGCTGCATTGCGCGGCGTTGATGTCACCTTGCTGCTGGGTGTGGGCCAATATCGTTTTCAGGATGTGATTGCACGTTCGTTCTATCCCAAGTTGCTGAAGTGCGGGGTGAAGATCGTCGAATACCGCAAGACGCAATTGCATGGCAAGGTGGCGGTGGTCGACGATAACTGGGCCACTATAGGTTCCAGCAATTACGATGGCTTCAGCCTGTTTGTAAATCAGGAAGCAAACGTGGTTGTGCTCGATGCCGACTTCGCGAAAAAATTACGCGCGCATATCGAACATGGCGTGGCCGATGGCGTGCCGGTCGATTTATCCGAGTTCGACAAGATCCCCTTGTACAAGCGGATTTTTTATCGCTTCGCTTACCAGGTCTATAAAAGCATGTTGCGCCTGATTACCTGGGGCAAATCAGCCGAGTAG
- a CDS encoding NUDIX hydrolase (Evidence 2b : Function of strongly homologous gene; PubMedId : 96394625, 1657895, 1885548, 8163538; Product type e : enzyme), with product MSRPYKIPESVLVVIHTSNLEVLLIERADKPGYWQSVTGSKDSVDELLLETAVREVAEETGIAVRNLPFEQDTLSLPGYVSLENLRDWQLSNVYDIYPVWQHRYAPNVKQNTEHVFGLLVPRDIPVVLAPREHLNFMWLPYREAADKCFSASNAEAILLLPNHVETSHVGHK from the coding sequence ATGAGCAGGCCTTACAAAATTCCCGAATCCGTCCTGGTTGTCATCCACACGAGCAATCTTGAAGTATTGCTGATTGAACGTGCCGACAAGCCGGGTTACTGGCAGTCTGTGACCGGTTCCAAGGACAGCGTAGACGAACTCTTGCTGGAAACGGCGGTAAGGGAAGTGGCCGAGGAAACCGGTATTGCTGTGCGAAACTTGCCTTTCGAGCAAGACACACTGTCCTTGCCCGGCTATGTTTCGCTGGAAAATCTCAGGGACTGGCAACTTTCCAACGTCTACGACATCTATCCTGTGTGGCAGCATCGCTATGCGCCGAATGTGAAACAAAATACCGAGCATGTGTTTGGCTTGCTGGTGCCGCGTGATATTCCCGTGGTGCTGGCGCCGCGCGAGCATCTGAATTTCATGTGGTTGCCATACAGGGAAGCCGCTGACAAATGTTTTTCAGCCTCGAATGCAGAGGCTATTCTGCTGCTGCCAAACCATGTTGAAACCAGCCATGTCGGCCATAAGTAG
- a CDS encoding Conserved hypothetical protein, putative signal transduction protein (Evidence 4 : Homologs of previously reported genes of unknown function) yields the protein MSKQSPNIAPAHLLAPDFSLDNIPPRPALLMALQREIQQDNPNSKKFASLIRRDVAMAGTLLQIANSAFFNLGRHIASVEEAITLIGLNQCNAIMSGLILKKSLGFGNKMMARFWDGSEKRAIGLSILAKRTRNLPSEIAYSFGLFCDTGIPLLKGAFPKTYLDTLLQANRKAAEEFLQVEDERHGVNHTVIGALLAERWSLAPEVVLAIRMHHTPQVLFDKAFPPVVRTLIALNHVVEKAIQEYRGQTESLEWMEAGTHVCRALRISPREVDSLCELLIQRFRAY from the coding sequence GTGTCCAAGCAGTCGCCAAATATTGCACCGGCACATCTGCTCGCACCTGATTTTTCACTGGACAATATTCCGCCCCGCCCCGCGCTGCTGATGGCCTTGCAACGCGAAATACAGCAGGACAATCCCAACAGCAAAAAATTTGCCAGCCTGATCCGGCGCGATGTGGCAATGGCCGGCACGCTGCTGCAAATCGCCAATTCCGCCTTCTTCAATCTGGGCCGCCACATTGCAAGTGTGGAAGAAGCCATTACCCTGATAGGACTGAATCAATGCAATGCCATCATGTCCGGATTGATACTCAAGAAATCGCTGGGTTTCGGCAACAAGATGATGGCGCGCTTCTGGGACGGTTCCGAAAAACGCGCCATCGGCCTCAGCATACTGGCCAAAAGAACGCGCAATCTTCCTTCTGAAATCGCATACAGCTTCGGCCTTTTCTGCGACACCGGCATTCCTTTGCTGAAGGGTGCCTTTCCGAAAACCTATCTGGACACGCTGCTGCAAGCCAATCGCAAGGCGGCTGAGGAATTTTTGCAGGTAGAAGATGAACGGCATGGCGTCAACCACACGGTCATAGGCGCACTGCTGGCGGAACGCTGGTCGCTGGCGCCGGAAGTGGTACTGGCCATACGCATGCATCACACACCGCAGGTGCTGTTCGACAAGGCATTTCCTCCCGTCGTGCGCACCTTGATCGCACTCAACCATGTCGTGGAAAAGGCGATCCAGGAATATCGTGGTCAGACTGAATCGCTGGAATGGATGGAAGCCGGCACCCATGTTTGCAGGGCTTTGCGCATCTCGCCGCGAGAAGTCGATAGCCTGTGCGAGTTATTGATCCAGCGCTTTCGGGCTTACTGA
- a CDS encoding Conserved hypothetical protein (Evidence 4 : Homologs of previously reported genes of unknown function) yields the protein MLKVIAQDFIRHEFLETVRPLYQELVEKTRQEKECVSYHLFTDQKDPGYFIFIEEWPDRAALDAHCQTEHFRRLVPLIDSYQTREGTFLLMDAFSAAADS from the coding sequence GTGCTGAAAGTGATTGCGCAGGATTTTATCCGGCACGAGTTTCTCGAAACGGTACGGCCGCTCTATCAAGAGCTGGTTGAAAAGACACGGCAGGAAAAAGAGTGTGTTTCTTACCATCTTTTTACTGATCAGAAAGACCCCGGTTATTTCATTTTCATAGAGGAATGGCCGGATCGCGCGGCGCTGGACGCGCATTGCCAAACCGAGCATTTCCGCCGTCTGGTTCCCTTGATCGATAGTTATCAGACGCGGGAAGGGACTTTTCTGTTGATGGATGCCTTTTCTGCAGCAGCGGATAGCTAA